A genomic stretch from Chlamydiota bacterium includes:
- the oppD gene encoding Oligopeptide transport ATP-binding protein OppD — protein MNKKVLDIENLHITYHSKDEDVKAVSGVDLCVFENENVALIGESGSGKTALAKAILKLQTPPYCTIDQGCVRFLGEDLLPLSEKKMQSVRGSFISMILQDPMTALNPVLKVSTQMTEMLLAHKNISKKHAKKKVLEMLHLVDIDQPEKRLDQYPHQLSGGICQRVLIAMSLLNEPQLVIADELTTALDATTKAKLTHMLKKLQAHFNFSMLMISHDLGFVSGICDRIYVMYDGKICEMGQTDTIFYDPKHPYTKALLDSLPKEMLGGHLKPIKGQANIKNNYACAFCPRCDFAMQVCKNKKPFCLEQNEHSTFCHMYDPLAKEQLQKFNKIKDDENALITS, from the coding sequence ATGAACAAAAAAGTCTTAGATATTGAAAACTTGCACATCACATACCACTCTAAGGATGAGGATGTCAAAGCTGTTTCTGGAGTGGATTTATGCGTTTTTGAAAACGAAAACGTGGCTTTAATTGGTGAATCAGGCTCTGGAAAAACAGCACTTGCAAAAGCCATTTTAAAACTCCAAACCCCTCCTTATTGCACGATTGATCAAGGATGTGTGCGTTTTTTAGGTGAAGATCTTTTGCCCTTAAGCGAGAAAAAAATGCAATCGGTTCGAGGCTCTTTTATCTCCATGATCTTGCAAGATCCCATGACAGCTCTAAATCCTGTACTAAAAGTTTCCACGCAGATGACAGAAATGCTCTTAGCACATAAAAACATCTCTAAAAAACACGCCAAAAAAAAAGTGCTAGAAATGCTCCATCTTGTCGATATTGACCAACCAGAAAAACGTTTGGATCAATATCCTCATCAATTAAGCGGTGGGATTTGTCAACGTGTTTTGATTGCCATGAGTCTTTTAAACGAGCCTCAGCTTGTCATTGCTGATGAACTCACAACAGCTTTAGATGCTACAACAAAAGCCAAATTGACGCATATGCTAAAAAAGCTCCAAGCGCATTTTAATTTTAGTATGCTAATGATTTCACATGATTTGGGCTTTGTGTCTGGCATTTGTGACCGCATTTATGTGATGTATGATGGCAAAATATGTGAAATGGGGCAAACAGATACGATTTTCTACGATCCCAAGCACCCCTACACAAAAGCGCTTTTAGACTCGCTTCCAAAAGAGATGCTTGGCGGACATTTAAAACCCATCAAAGGACAAGCAAATATAAAGAATAACTATGCATGTGCTTTTTGTCCGCGCTGTGATTTTGCCATGCAGGTTTGTAAAAATAAAAAGCCTTTTTGTTTAGAACAAAACGAGCATTCGACATTTTGTCATATGTATGATCCTTTAGCAAAAGAACAACTACAAAAATTTAACAAAATCAAAGACGATGAAAATGCCCTTATTACAAGTTAA